The sequence below is a genomic window from Barrientosiimonas humi.
TTGTCGCTGTCGGGGTCCAGCCGCTTGCGGCCGAGGTAGTAGAGCACCAGCGCGATGCCCATGCCGACGGCTGCCGCGGAGAAGCCGGCGTGGTAGCCCCAGCGGTTGCGCAGGAAGGCCACCACGAACGGGGCGAAGAACGCGCCGATGTTGATGGAGACGTAGAAGATCGAGAAGCCGGCGTCGCGGCGCGGGTCGCGGTCGGTGTAGAGGTGCCCGACCATGGTGGACACGTTCGGCTTCAGCAGACCGGTGCCGAGGGCGACGAGTGCGATGCCGAGCCAGGAGAAGCCGGCGCCGGGGACGGCCAGCGACAGGTGGCCGGCCATGATGATGAGGCCGCCGTAGAGCACGGACCGGCGCGCGCCGATCATCCGGTCGGCGAGCCAGCCGCCGATGATCGACAGCAGGTAGACCGCGGCGCCGTACGTCGCGACCACCGCCTCGCCCAACGTGTCGTCGAGCCCCAGCCCGCCGTTCGCGGCCGTGTCGACGAGGTAGTAGAGCAGGATGGCGCGCATCCCGTAGTAGGAGAAGCGCTCCCACAGCTCGACGTTGAAGAGGGTCGCGAGTCCGCGCGGGTGGCCGAGGAAGGTCTTCTCGGCGGGAGTCGCCCCGGTGTCGGTGGGGGTGGCCGACATGCTCAGGTCACTTGCCTTTCGATTCTGGACTTGGGGGCCCGAAAGCCGCCGTCCACCGTACGGCGCGTTCCTAGGGCACTCCTGTCGGGTCGTACGCTGGTGGTCACTTCGCACATCCATCGCGGGAGTCCCAGGAGGGGCTGAGAGGGCGCTGCTGCCGCGCCGACCGTCACACCTGATGCGGGTCATGCCGCCGAAGGGAGACTCCGATGCCGTCGTCTGCCGTGTCGCAGATCGGTTCTGCCAGAACGAGATTCACGCCGGACAGCCCTGCCCGGAGGCGGGCGACCCGCGGCGGGATGCTCGGCAACTACGTCGACCAGGTCGACATCTTCCTGCCCGTGATCGCCCTCGCCCCGGTCAGCGACCGGGTGCTCGGGCCGGGCAGCACCGCGGCCCAGACGGGCCTGGTGTTCGTGGCCACGCTGCTCGGCCGGCCGCTGGGCGCCGCGATCTTCGGCGCGGTCGCCGACCGCCGCGGCCGCACCAGCACGACCCGCATCGCGATCGCGGGCATCGCGGCGACCACGGCGGCGATCGCGCTGGTGCCGGGGCACACCACGCTCGGGGCGGCGACGCTCTGGGCGTTCGTGGCGCTACGGTTCCTCGGCGGCATCTTCCTGGGAGGTGAGTACACCGCGGCCATCCCACTGGCGATGGAGTGGTCGCGGCCTGAGCGGCGCGGCGGCCTGAGCGGCGCCGTCATGGCGATGTCGCCGCTGGCCAACGCCTCGATCGCCGCGCTAACACTGACGCTCGTCGAGGTGCTCGGCGTCGACGCGTACGCCGACTGGGCCTGGCGCGTCCCGTTCGCCGTGGGTGCTCTGCTGGCGGCCGCGATGCTGCTCTACTACCGCCGCGGGGTCTCCGACGCGCCGGCCTGGAAGCGGGCCGAGCGACGCCCGAACCCGTTGCGGGACATCGTGATCGGGCAGTGGCGCCGGCAGCTGTGGCAGGTCTTCGTGCTGATGACCGGGCTGTGGCTGTTCACCCAGATGGCCGTGCCGGTGCTGACCGGTGAGCTGCGCGCGTCCACCGCGCTCGACCCCGCCACGGTGCCGTTCGTCATGCTGATCGCGACGCTGGTGTCGGCGGTGACGATGCTCGCCGCGGGCGAGCTGTCGCAGCGCACCGGTCGACGGGCGTTCTTCGTGGCGTTCGGGGCGGCGGCCGTGCTGCTCGCCCCGCTCGCGCACGCGCTCACCGGGGCGTCGCGGTCGCTCGCCGTGGTGGTGCTCGGCGCCGCCGCCCTGCAGGTGGTGACCGTGACGGCGTACGGGCCCGTCGGCGCCTATCTCGCCGAGCGGTTCCCCGCGCAGGTGCGCTCCAGCGGCTACGGCGTGGGCTACTCGCTGTCGATCGTGCTGCCGGCGCTCTACCCGTTCTGGCTGCCGCCGCTGCAGGAGGCGCTGGGCGCCGAGGTCGCGGTGCGGCTGGTGCTCGTGGTCGCCGCGCTGCTGCTGGTGGTGGGTGCGCTGGCCGGCCCCGAGCCCGACCGTCGCGCCCCGCTCGCCTGACCCCTCACCGGGCTGATCCGGGCGAGCGGTCGGGTCAGCCGCGCAGTCCGAACTCGTCGTCGCGCCACTCCCGACCGTCGCCGATGAGTCCGTTCTCGCGGGGCTCGTCGGAAGGGTTGTCGGCCTCGCGCTGGCGCAGCTCGACGCGGCGGATCTTGCCGCTGATGGTCTTCGGCAGCTCGAAGAACTCGATGCGCCGCACCCGCTGCCACGGCGCCAGCCGCTCGCGGGCGTGCCGCAGGATCGACTCGGCCGTCGCGGCGTCCGGCTCGTGACCGGAGGCGACCGCGACGTACGCCTTCGGCACGGCCAGGCGCACCGAGTCGGGTGCGGGCACGACGGCCGCCTCGGCCACCGCCACGTGCTCGATCAGCACCGACTCCAGCTCGAACGGACTGATCTTGTAGTCGCTGGCCTTGAACACGTCGTCGGTGCGCCCGACGTACGTGATCGACCCGTTCGCGTCGAGCGTCGCCACGTCGCCGGTGTGGTAGAAACCGCCGGCCATTGCCTCGGCGTTGCGCTCCTCGTCGCCCTGGTACCCGGTCATCAGCGGCAGCGGGTGGGCCGACAGGTCGAGGCACAGCTCACCCTCGGCCACCCCGTCGGCGTCGGGCTCGACGCGCTCACCGGTGAGCGGGTCGACCAGCGCCACCGGCACGCCGGGCAACGGCTTGCCCATCGACCCCGGCTTCAGCTCCGACCCCGGCGTATTGCCTACTGCCGCAGTCATTTCCGTCTGCCCATAACCGTCGCGCAGCGGCAGGTCCCAGGCCTTGCGCACCTGCTCGATGATCTCGGGGTTGAGCGGCTCGCCGGCGCCGATGACCTCGCGCAGCGCGCCCGGCTTGTCGCCCAGGTCGGACTTGATGAGCATCCGCCACACCGTCGGCGGCGCGCACAGGCTGGTCACCTGGTTCTTGCTCAGCGTCTCGAGCAGCGCGGCCGGGTCGAAGCGGGAGTAGTTGTCGATGAAGATGCACGCCTGCGCGATCCACGGCGCGAAGAAGCACGACCACGCGTGCTTGGCCCAGCCGGGGCTGGAGATGTTCAGGTGCACGTCGCCGGGCCCCAGCCCGAGCCAGTACATCGTCGACAGGTGTCCGACCGGGTAGGACACGTGCGTGTGCTCGACCAGCTTGGGCTTGGAGGTCGTGCCCGAGGTGAAGTAGAGCAGCACCCGGTCGGTGCTCGCGTTGCCCGGGTGCGGGGCGGGCTCCGCGTCGATGCCGTACGCCTGGTGCAGGTCGACCCAGCCGTCCGGCACCCCGCCGGCCTCGCCCGGGTCGGGGATGGCGAAGCGCAGGTAGTCGCCGGGCACGGCGTCGAGCTTGTGCGCCTCGGCGGCGCTGGTCACCACAGCCCTCGCCCGGCCGCGCTCCATGCGGTCGACCAGGTCGGCGGGGCCGACGGCGGTGGTGGTCGGCATGATCACGGCGCCGAGCTTCATGATCGCGAGCATCGTCTGCCACAGCTCGACCTGGTTGCCGAGCATGACGATCACCGCGTCGTCACGTCCGACCCCGTTGTCGGCGAGAAGCCTTGCCACCTGGTCGGACTGGCGCGCCATCTCGTCGAACGTCACGGACCTGACGGTGCCGTCCTGCTCCACGATCGTGAGGCACGGCGCGTCGTTGCCGCGGGCGTTCGCGTCGAACCAGTCGATCGCCCAGTTGAACGACGGGCCCACCTCGGGCCAGGCGAAGTCGGTGGTGGCCGCGGTGTAGTCGTCGCGCTGCTCGATGAGCCGGTCGCGGACGGCGCGGTAGGCCTCGGTGGGGCTGGTGGTTCCTGACGTCGCTGTCATGGCGCAAGTCTGGCGCGTACGCCTTCCGCGCGGGCCGCTTCGCGTCACCTCGACCCATTGACAGGTGACCAAATGGTCACCTAATGTCGCTGGCGTGCCCATCGATGACGACCTCGTCTTCAAGGCGCTGGCGGACCCGGTCCGTCGGCTGCTGCTGGACGCGCTCTTCCAGCGGGACGGCCGCTCGCTGGGGGAGCTGGAGGAGATCGTCAACGCCGAGCACGAGATGACCCGGTTCGGGGTCGCGAAGCACCTGCGGGTGCTCGAGGCGGCGAACCTCGTCGTGACGCGCAAGGAGGGGCGGTCCAAGGTGCACCGTCTCAACCCGGTCCCGATCCAGCAGATCCATCAGCGCTGGATCGGGAAGTACACCGAGCGGGCGGGCATCTCCTCCGTCCTCATCGGCATGAAGGAGCAGATCGAGCGATCCGCGGCCGAGCCGTCGGACGACCCCGAGAAGGACGGAAAGTCATGAGCGACAACGAGATCCAGGTCTACAGCATCTACATCGACGCGCCGGCCCAGAAGGTGTGGGACGCGATCACCACGTCGGAGTTCACCACCGACTACGGCTACGGCGGCGACGTCGAGATCGACCTCACGCCGGGCGGGACGTACAAGAACTTCACCACCGCCGAGATGAAGCAGATGGGCATGGGCGAGGTGTCGGTGAGCGGCGAGGTGATCGAGGCCGACGCGCCCCGCCGCCTCGTGCTCACCTGGACGCCGGCGTGGATGCCCGACGCGAAGACCCAGCTGACCTGGGAGCTCACGGAGTACCCGTCGGGCCTCACCCAGGTGGTGCTCACCCACGACCTCACCGGCGCGCCCGACCTCGCCGTGCAGACACGCGGCGGCGGCGAGCCCGCGAGCGGTGGCGGCGGGTGGCCGTGGGTCCTCTCCGGCCTCAAGACGCTGCTCGAGACGGGCGCGTCGATGGACCGGCAGGCCGGTTGAGCGCTGCGGACAGACCGGGCGGGGCGTGCGGACGGGAACTGTCCGCACGCCCCGCTTCGCTGGGTGCATCAGCTTCCCGCACCCCGAGGAGAACCCATGAACGTCGACCCGCAGATCCGCACCGAGCGCGACGAGCTGCTCGCCTTCGTCGCGGAGCAGATCCAGGCGCTGCGCAACGCCGCCTCCGGGCTCAGCGAGAGCCAGGCGCGAGAGACCCCGACCCGCAGCGCGCTGTCGATCGGCGGCCTGCTCAAGCACGCGGTGTACGTCTTCGACACCGCGCAGCACCGGCTCGACCACCCCGACGGCCGGCTCAGCCCGGAGGACTACGAGCGCCTGCTGCCGGCCTTCGAGGCGAGCTTCGCGCTCACCGAGGACGAGTCGCTCGACGGGATGCTGGCCGAGTTCGACCGGAAGGCCACGGGCTACCTGGCGACTCTCGCCGGGCTCGACCCGGACGCGGAGATCAACGAGCCCGCCGCGCCGTGGTTCGGCCGCCCCGACCCCACCCCGGTCCGCACCCGCTTCTACCTCCTGCACCAGATCGAGGAGCTGGCCCGCCACGCCGGCCACGCGGACATCGTGCGCGAACAGCTCGACGGCAAGACGGCGTACGACCTCTTCCCCGACGCCGCCCAGGCCGGCTGACCCCCGCGAGGAGGGGCGGCCCAGATGATCGAGGTGAGGCCCCCTAATAGCTGGGCCGCCCTTGTCGTAAGGGGGCCGCCCCTCCTCGGCGGGAGGTCCGGCGGTCAGACCTGGACGAGCACGAACTTGTACCCAGCACCGATGCCGTATGGGCACCAGGCGTGCGACGACGCCGAGGTCGACTGATCACCCGCAGGCGTCGAGCTCCCGGACCAGCCGTTGCGGCGCCGTGTTGCGGAACGACATGTCCAGCAGCTCGCCGATCTCGGCCCAATCCGGCTGTGCCGCACGGAAGTTCACGCCGACCCATCCCGACGGGCCGTAGTAGCCCGGCACGAAGCAGCGCGTCTCCTCCAGCAGCGCCAGGCGCTCGTCCTCGTCGGGCTTCACCAGCACCGACTGGCGGTAGGCGTCGGAGGCGTGGTCGCCCTTCACGACACCGCCGTAGATCGCGAACACCTTGGTGGTGAAGAAGTTCGGGTGGCCGTGCGAGACCTTCTCGGCCGCACCGGGCAGCGCCAGCGCCAGCTCGCGCACGCGCGCGAGGAACGGGTCGTCCTCGTCGAACCGCGGCGGGTGCGTCATGTCGCCGACGCTAGCGGGGTGACGCCTCGATCACCGGGTATCCGGCGATCTACCCACGTCACTAGACACACCCATACGAAGGCATCGTCACCGGGTGCGGCCGGTTGTTAGAGTCCACCGGTGCAGATCGCCCGTGAGCAGCTGAGCGAGATCCTCGGCACCTCGATCCCCGACTCCGTCACCGCCGTCGACGCCGTCACCCACGACTCGCGGGCCGTGCGCGCGGGCGGTGCGTTCGTCGCGATCCCCGGCTTCACCGTCGACGGGGTGACCTTCGTCCCGCAGGCGATGGCCAACGGCGCCAGCCTCGTCATCGCCGAGCGCGACGTGCCCGGCGCGCCGACCGCGGTCGTCCCCGACGCCCGCGTCGCGCTCGCCGACCTCGCGGTCGAGGTCGCGGGCCACCCCTCCCGAGAGCTCACCGTCTACGGCATCACCGGCACCAACGGCAAGACCACGACGTCGTACGTCCTCCACGCCATCCTCTCCGCGGCGTACGGCGCCGAGCACACGGGTCTGATGACCACCGCCGAGATCGTCGTCGGCTCCGAGCGCGAGGCCGCGGTGCGCACGACCGGGGAGGCGCCGCAGGTGCAGGGCAACCTCGAGCGGATGCGCGCCGCCGGCGTGACGCACGTCGTGCTCGAGACCTCCTCGCACGGCATCCATCTGCACCGGGTGCGCGGAACTCGTTATGCCGCAGCGCTTTTCACCAACCTCACGCGCGACCACATCGACCTGCACGGCTCGATGGAGGACTACTACCTCACCAAGCGCAGGCTGTTCGAGTGGACCGACGGGCCCAAGCTGTCCAACGCCGACGACGAGTACGGCGCCCGTCTCGCCCGCGACGTCCCCGGCACCCTGACGTTCGGTGTCGTCGAGAGCGCCGACTACCGGATCTCCGACGCCCGGGTCGAGGGCGCCGGCACCACCTTCACGCTGCGCACCCCCGAGCACGGTGACCTCACGCTGCGCACCCCGCTGCTCGGCGACTACAACGTGCACAACGTCGCAGGCGCCGCCGCGATCGCGCTCGAGACCGGCATGGACCCCGACACACTCGTGCGCGCTGTCGCTGAGATGGCCCAGGTTCCAGGGCGATTCGAGCGCGTGCCAGCTGCGGTCGACCGTGGTTTCGAGGTCGTCGTCGACTACGCCCACACCGACGTCGGCCTGGAGCTGGTGCTGCAGGTCGCCCGCGACGTGCTCGCCGCCCAGGACGGCGACGGCCGGCTGATCTGCGTCTACGGCGCCGCCGGCGACCGCGACCCGGCCAAGCGACCGCTCATGGGCGCCGTGGCATCCCGCCTCGCCGACGTCGCGATCGTCACCACCGACGACGCCTATACCGAGGACCCGCAGGCGATCGCCGACGAGGTCATGGCGGGCGCCGACGCCGGCGACACCACCGTCGTGCTCGACCGCCGCGAGGCGATCCGCGCCGCCCTCGCCCAGGCCCGCCCGGGCGACGTGGTGGTCGTCGCGGGCAAGGGTCACGAGCGGGTGCAGCACCTGCCCACCGGCGACGTCGACTTCCACGACGCCACCGTGGTGACCGAGGAGCTCGCCCGCGCCTGACCGCGCCCCGGCCCCCGACGTACGTCCGCGGCGGCCCCAGGCGTTTATCCACAGTTCACGATCGCTCGCCCGGCGCGCACCCGCCGATCCTTGTCAGGGTGTGCGCCATGAGCCGTCGATCGCCGTCGATGTCGCCGCTGCTGCTCGCGCGGATCGCCCAGCAGGGCGGGGTCCTGTCACGTCGTGACGTGGTCGAGCTCGGCCACCACGACCAGGACCTCCAGTCGTGGCTCCGCGCGGGCCTCGCGATCCAGGCGTCCCGAGGTGCTTACTACCTCTCTCCCGACCGCGAGCCGGGCTGGGCCGAGCTGACCTCGTTCGAGCGGGCCGAGGAGCACGAGCGCCGACGCGCGGCGGCCCTGCTGACGGTGCTGCCCCGCCCGCTCGTCGCGAGCCACAGCACCGCGCTGCTCCTGCACGGCATCCCCCGGTTGCTCCCTGACGGAGCGCCGACGGTGTGCCACGTCATGACCACGAGACGCACGGTGACCAGCCGGCGCAAGGGCGTCCGGGTGCACGCGCACGTCGCCGGCACCCAGCTGTACGCCAGTGAGCCGCGACGCGTGTCCGTCGCCGACGCCATCGCGCAGACCGGCTGCCTGGGAGGTCTGCACGCCGCGGTGGCCGCCGCCGACGCCGCGCTGCGAGCCGAGCGGGTCGAGCGCGCCACGCTCGAGGCGGCGTTGCGTCGCGTCTCGGGTCAGCCGGGTGCGACGGGGCTGGTGGCCGCCGTCGAGCTGGCCGACAGCCGCAGCGAGTCGCCCGGCGAGAGCTGGCTGCGTCTCGTCTGCCGCGCCGCCGACATCGCGGTCACGCCCCAGGTGTCGCTGGGCGACGAGCGCGGGCCGTTCGCGCGTGTCGATCTGCTCGTCGACGGAACCAACGTGGTGCTCGAGTTCGACGGGCTGGGGAAGTACACCCGTGACCCCGAGGCGCTGCGCACGGAGAAGGTCCGCGAGCAGCGGCTGCACCGGGCGGGCTTCGTCGTGGTGCGGGTGACCTGGGGGGACTTCCGCGACATCCCGGCGCTGGTGGCGCGCATCCGCGCGGCGATCGCGCGCGACGAGGCGAGCCGGCGGAGCTCCTGACACAGACGTACGTTCTCGACAGGACCCGACGCTTCTGACAGGCAGTGCTGCTGCAGCAGGGTGTTGTGTCAGGAACGCGGGGTCGTGTCAGGAACGCGCGGGTGTGTCAACAACGTCGACACCTGCGCGGACCCGGAGCGACCGCGCGCGGCGGCACCCCCGCCCACGGTGCCGACCCAACCGACAACCCTCAGCCGAACGCCGCCTGAACCTCGGCGGGCGTGACGTCCTCCACCCGGGCGTGCTTCCACCGGGGGGAGCGGTCCTTGTCGACCAGCTGGGCGCGTACGCCCTCGTCGAAGTCTCCCGTCGTCACCAGGTGGTCGGCGAGCACCAGGTCCTGGTCGAGCACCTCGCGCACGGTGTCCATGGTGGCGGCGCGCCGGATGCCCTCGAGCGTGACGGCGACCGAGATGGGGGAGCGGGCCCGGATCAGCTCGGCGGCCTGCTGGGCGCCCTCGGCGCGGTGGGCCTCCAGACGCTGCACGATCGCGCCCGCGTCGTCGCCGGCGAAGCACTCGTCGATCCACGCGCGCTCGGCCTTCAGCGGCGGCGGCGGGGTGGAGCCGAGGTCGTCGGGCACCGGCTCGCCCTGCGCCAGCCGCGCCACGAGCCCTTCCCAGTCGCCGCTGTCGATCTGGGTGTCGGCGAGCCCTGCGGCGATCGCGTCGGCGCCGCCGATGGTGGCGCCGGTGAGCGCGAGGTAGGTGCCGAGCTCGCCCGGCGCCCGGCTCAGCAGCCAGCGCGCGCCCACGTCGGGGAAGAACCCGATGATCGTCTCGGGCATCGCGATCTTCGACCGCTCGGTGACCAGCCGGTGCTGCGCGAACGCCGACACCCCGATGCCACCGCCCATGACGATGCCGTCCTGGAACGCCACGACGGGCTTGGGGTAGTCCGCGAGCAGCGCGTCCATGTCGTACTCCTCGCGGAAGAAGAGCAGGTGGTCCTCTCCCTCGAGGTGCGCCCGGCGTACGGCCACCACGTCGCCGCCCGCGCACAGGCCCCGCTCGCCGGCGCCCTCGATCGTCACCGTCTGCACGCCGTCGTCGCCGGCCCACTCGGTCAGCAGCGCCGAAATGCCTTTGATCATGGGCAGATTCAGCGCATTGATCGCCTTGGGGCGCGCGAGGAACAGTCGTGCGACGGCCCCCTCGCGCACGAACTGGATCTCGTCGGTGCCGGGCGCGGCCTGGGCGTCGGGGCGGGTTGCGTCCATGGGTCGAACCCTACGGAATGCCCGCGTGCGCCGCGCTCGCACGCACAATGGGCGCGTGCACACCACGCTGAGCGGACTGCGGCCCGAGGTGGTGGCGCACCGTGGTTCGAGCCACACCCGCCCCGAGCACACCGCCGCGGCCTACCTGCTCGCGATCGAGGAGGGCGCCGACGCGGTCGAGTGCGACGTGCGGCTCACCGCCGACCGGCACCTGGTCTGCGTGCACGACCGGCGCATCGACCGTACGTCCACCGGGGCCGGGCTCGTCTCCTCCCTGACTCTCGAGCAGCTCATGGAGTACGACTACGGCACCTGGCGGGACCAGCCCTCGGCCGGGGTGCTCACCTTCGACTCCCTGCTCGACCTGCTCGCGGCCGCGCCGCGCCGGGTCGACCTGGCGGTGGAGACCAAGCACCCCAACAAGTTCCGCGGAGCCGTGGAGGTCGAGCTGGCCCGGGTGCTGCGCGACCGCGGCCTCGCGCCGGAGCCCGACGTCACCGGCGCCGATCCCACCGAGAGCGCCCCCGACCCCGACCGCACCCGCGTGCGCGCCATGTCCTTCTCCGTCCTGGCCATGCGCCGCGTCGGCGAGCTGCTGCCCGGCCTGCCGCGCGTGCTGCTCAACGAGGCGGGCGTGCGCCGCCAGGTGCGCACCGGCGGCCTGCCCTACGGCATCCCCATCTGCGGCATCAGCACCGGTCTGCTGCGCCGCGACCCGGGCATGGTGCAGCGCCAGCACGAGCGCGGCCACGCCGTGCACGTCTACACCGTCGACGAGCCCGACGACATCCGGCGCTGCCTGGAGGCCGGGATCGACGGCATCATCACGAACCGCCCGGCGGTGGTGCGCGAAGCCGTCGCCGCCGTGTGGGATTCTCGGTGAATGACCGCAGACCAGAAGCACGCCTCGGACGCCCGGGTGCGCACCGTGCGCCTGGCCTGGAGCCTGGAGTCGGTGCCCGAGATCCGCAAGATCGTGGTCGACGACCTCTCCGACGGCGCCACCCCGCAGGAGATCGTGCACGAGGCCGAGACCGTGGTGTGCGAGCTCGTCGCCAACTCGGTGCGGCACGCCAAGCCGCTGCCCGACGGCAGCGTGCGGGTGCACTGGAAGGTGCGCGGTCCGCGGGTCGAGGTCGAGGTGACCGACGGCGGTGGCGGCGACATGCCCGCCCCCAAGCCGCAGGCCGAATATGCCCCCGCCGGCCGGGGTCTGCGCATCGTGCGCAGCATGGCCCACGAGTGGGGCGTGACCGACGAGAAGGTCGGCCGCACCGTCTGGGCCTCGCTCGGTGGCCCGTCGCGCCGCCGCGCCTGACCCGCCCGTGACCGCACGGCCGAGGATCGTCGGCGCCCTCGCCGGCCTCCTCGCGACCGCGTGGTTCTTCGTGCTCGCCCTGGCCCGGTTCAACCAGGCCAAGGCGACGTCGTACGACCTCACGATCTTCAGCCAGGCGGCCGCCGCCTGGCGCCGTGGCGAGCTGCCGCGCTCGTTCGTGCGCGGCCCCGACACCCTGCTCGCCGACCACTTCAGCCCCGCCACCGCGGTCTTCGCGCCGGTCTGGGCGCTCTGGCCCGACCCGCGTGCGCTGCTGCTCACCCAGGCGGTGTGCCTCGGCCTCGCCGTCGGGATCGTCGTCGCGGTGACCCATGCCCGGCTCGGCCCGGCCGCGGCCGGCTGGGTGCTGCTGACCGCGCTGCTCGGGCGGATGCTGGTCGCCGGCGACATCTTCGACGTGCACGAGGTGGCCCTCGCGGTGCCGCTGATGGCGGTGCTCGGGTGGGCCCTGCTGGAGCAGCGGCTGACCGCCGCCGTGCTCGCCTCGCTCGGGCTGGTGCTGGTCAAGGAGGACCTCGGGCTCACCGTCGTCGCCGCGGGCGCGGTCTGGTGGTGGCTGCGCGGCCGTGGCCGGCGGGCCCTCGCCGAGGGAGCGCTGCTCGTCGCGATCGGCGTCGCCGGGCTCGCGCTGGCCGTCGCGGTGATCGCCCACTTCAACGGCGGCGGCTCGTCCTATCTCGACTACTTCACCGGCGGCTCCGGCGGGGCGCTCGCCGACCACAGCGCCCGCCCGACCCCGGGCCTGCACCTCGACCAGCGCGTCCTGCCGGTGCTGCTGCTCACCGCGACCGCGTTCGTCGTGGGGTGGCGCTCGCCGCTGATCCTGCTGGCCCTGCCGACGCTGGCCTGGCGGCTGCTGTCGAGCAACGCGAGCTACTGGTCGGTGAGCTTCCACTACGACCTCGTGCTGTGGCCGGTCGCGGTCCTCGCCGCCGTCGATGCCGTACGCCGGCACCGGCTCGCCGAGCGAGCCTGGCTGCGGCCGGTGGCCGTGCTGAGCGGCCTGGCGGTGATGGCCTCGGGCCTCACCCTGCTCGTCGACAAGGGCATCGACCCGCGCGCGGCGTTCTCCCGGTCGGCCGAGCTGGCTGACCTCGACCGGCTCATGGTCGGGGTCCCGGCGGGCGCGACCGTCGCGGCGCAGAACCACCTCGGCCCCTACCTGACCCCACGGTTCGAGGTCACGATGCTCGGCACCGGCCGCCCCGAGCGGGTGCGCTACGTCGTGCTGGCTGCCGACCGGCGCCCGGAGTTCCAGGCGCCGCCGTGCGCCCGGGACCAGCTGCTGCGCGACCTGCGGGGGCAGCCGGGCGTGATGATCCGGCAGGTCGGCGACCTGGTGCTGGCCGACCTCGGCACCTCCCGCCCGGCAGGTCTGCGCGCCTGCTCCGCCGGCTAGCACCACGGGCCGGGCGGCCTCGTCCGCATCCGCGCCACCCCCGCCCGGGGGGCCGCACTAGGGTGAGCGCCCATGGGCAAGGCTTCCCGCCGCAAGGCGCAGCAGAACAAGGCGAAGGCACCGAAGGACCCGAGCACCCTCCCCCCGGCCTACGCCGCCCGCCCCTTCGCGGGGCTCCCCGGCGAGACCGAGTGGGTCGCGATGCGCGAGATCGTGCCGGCCGCCACCGCGCCGATCTCCTTCTCCCACGGCGGCACCAGCGGCGAGGCCACGGTCGCGACCGTGCTGCCGCTCGCCTGGGCCGGGCTGCACCGCGACAACGGCGAGCTCATGGTCGGCCTGCAGTCCGGCGGCGGCACCGGCGACCTCAGCCGCGACCTCGCGGAGGCGCTGCTGGCCGCCGCGCAGCTCG
It includes:
- a CDS encoding glycerophosphodiester phosphodiesterase, yielding MHTTLSGLRPEVVAHRGSSHTRPEHTAAAYLLAIEEGADAVECDVRLTADRHLVCVHDRRIDRTSTGAGLVSSLTLEQLMEYDYGTWRDQPSAGVLTFDSLLDLLAAAPRRVDLAVETKHPNKFRGAVEVELARVLRDRGLAPEPDVTGADPTESAPDPDRTRVRAMSFSVLAMRRVGELLPGLPRVLLNEAGVRRQVRTGGLPYGIPICGISTGLLRRDPGMVQRQHERGHAVHVYTVDEPDDIRRCLEAGIDGIITNRPAVVREAVAAVWDSR
- a CDS encoding DUF2079 domain-containing protein → MTARPRIVGALAGLLATAWFFVLALARFNQAKATSYDLTIFSQAAAAWRRGELPRSFVRGPDTLLADHFSPATAVFAPVWALWPDPRALLLTQAVCLGLAVGIVVAVTHARLGPAAAGWVLLTALLGRMLVAGDIFDVHEVALAVPLMAVLGWALLEQRLTAAVLASLGLVLVKEDLGLTVVAAGAVWWWLRGRGRRALAEGALLVAIGVAGLALAVAVIAHFNGGGSSYLDYFTGGSGGALADHSARPTPGLHLDQRVLPVLLLTATAFVVGWRSPLILLALPTLAWRLLSSNASYWSVSFHYDLVLWPVAVLAAVDAVRRHRLAERAWLRPVAVLSGLAVMASGLTLLVDKGIDPRAAFSRSAELADLDRLMVGVPAGATVAAQNHLGPYLTPRFEVTMLGTGRPERVRYVVLAADRRPEFQAPPCARDQLLRDLRGQPGVMIRQVGDLVLADLGTSRPAGLRACSAG
- a CDS encoding enoyl-CoA hydratase/isomerase family protein; the encoded protein is MDATRPDAQAAPGTDEIQFVREGAVARLFLARPKAINALNLPMIKGISALLTEWAGDDGVQTVTIEGAGERGLCAGGDVVAVRRAHLEGEDHLLFFREEYDMDALLADYPKPVVAFQDGIVMGGGIGVSAFAQHRLVTERSKIAMPETIIGFFPDVGARWLLSRAPGELGTYLALTGATIGGADAIAAGLADTQIDSGDWEGLVARLAQGEPVPDDLGSTPPPPLKAERAWIDECFAGDDAGAIVQRLEAHRAEGAQQAAELIRARSPISVAVTLEGIRRAATMDTVREVLDQDLVLADHLVTTGDFDEGVRAQLVDKDRSPRWKHARVEDVTPAEVQAAFG
- a CDS encoding type IV toxin-antitoxin system AbiEi family antitoxin domain-containing protein, whose translation is MSRRSPSMSPLLLARIAQQGGVLSRRDVVELGHHDQDLQSWLRAGLAIQASRGAYYLSPDREPGWAELTSFERAEEHERRRAAALLTVLPRPLVASHSTALLLHGIPRLLPDGAPTVCHVMTTRRTVTSRRKGVRVHAHVAGTQLYASEPRRVSVADAIAQTGCLGGLHAAVAAADAALRAERVERATLEAALRRVSGQPGATGLVAAVELADSRSESPGESWLRLVCRAADIAVTPQVSLGDERGPFARVDLLVDGTNVVLEFDGLGKYTRDPEALRTEKVREQRLHRAGFVVVRVTWGDFRDIPALVARIRAAIARDEASRRSS
- a CDS encoding ATP-binding protein; the protein is MTADQKHASDARVRTVRLAWSLESVPEIRKIVVDDLSDGATPQEIVHEAETVVCELVANSVRHAKPLPDGSVRVHWKVRGPRVEVEVTDGGGGDMPAPKPQAEYAPAGRGLRIVRSMAHEWGVTDEKVGRTVWASLGGPSRRRA